Proteins from a genomic interval of Longimicrobiaceae bacterium:
- a CDS encoding MarR family transcriptional regulator produces the protein MATQATGGSRRSRGRSLPIAGTDERLESDTAELHRALTELVRVYQFRDRDRICCYDVSVTQCYALEAVVLEGPLTLNELAARLYLDKSTASRVVDALQKKGYVERRESPEDRRALHLVATPEGRALHARIEGEILAQERELLAEFAPEVRASMARLIGQLARAAAARVDTSGGACCTIG, from the coding sequence ATGGCGACGCAGGCGACGGGCGGATCGAGGCGGAGCCGCGGGAGGTCCCTCCCGATCGCGGGCACCGACGAGCGGCTGGAGTCGGACACCGCGGAGCTGCACCGGGCGCTCACCGAGCTGGTGCGCGTCTACCAGTTCCGCGACCGCGACCGCATCTGCTGCTACGACGTGTCGGTGACGCAGTGCTACGCGCTGGAGGCGGTGGTCCTTGAGGGCCCGCTCACCCTGAACGAGCTGGCGGCCCGGCTCTACCTGGACAAGAGCACGGCGAGCCGGGTGGTGGACGCCCTGCAGAAGAAGGGGTACGTGGAGCGGCGGGAGAGCCCGGAGGACCGGCGCGCCCTGCACCTCGTCGCCACGCCGGAGGGGCGCGCGCTGCATGCCCGGATCGAGGGCGAAATCCTGGCGCAGGAGCGCGAGCTGCTCGCGGAGTTCGCGCCGGAGGTCCGCGCCTCCATGGCCCGCCTGATCGGGCAGCTCGCCCGCGCCGCGGCGGCCCGGGTGGACACCTCCGGCGGCGCCTGCTGCACCATCGGCTGA
- a CDS encoding arsinothricin resistance N-acetyltransferase ArsN1 family A, translating to MTSEVRVRPAAAADAPRMAEIYNEGIRGRGATFETRERTPDEVLAWLGEPRHPVLVAEAEGAVAGWIAASTYRPRECYAGIAEFSVYVAGEARGRRIGDTLMAAFLPACEAAGLWKVLSRIFPENTASLALCARHGFHRVGVYERHGRLDGEWRDVVIVERLLGERDG from the coding sequence ATGACGAGCGAGGTGCGGGTACGGCCGGCGGCGGCGGCGGACGCGCCCCGGATGGCGGAGATCTACAACGAGGGGATCCGCGGGCGCGGCGCCACCTTCGAGACGCGCGAGCGCACCCCGGACGAGGTGCTCGCCTGGCTCGGGGAGCCGCGGCACCCGGTGCTGGTGGCGGAGGCGGAGGGCGCGGTGGCGGGGTGGATCGCGGCGTCCACGTACCGGCCGCGCGAGTGCTACGCCGGGATTGCGGAGTTCTCGGTGTACGTGGCCGGCGAGGCGCGCGGGCGGCGGATCGGCGACACGCTCATGGCGGCCTTCCTCCCGGCGTGCGAGGCGGCGGGGCTGTGGAAGGTGCTCTCCCGCATCTTCCCGGAGAACACCGCCTCGCTCGCCCTCTGCGCCCGGCACGGCTTCCACCGGGTGGGCGTGTACGAGCGGCACGGCAGGCTGGACGGCGAGTGGCGCGACGTGGTGATCGTGGAGCGGCTGCTCGGGGAGCGGGACGGCTGA
- a CDS encoding NAD(P)-binding protein → MRAIPSPETRRTLPVAVIGAGPVGLVAAAHLLARGETPLVLEAGEAVGAAIRRWAHVRLFSPWKYLTDPVSRGMLEAAGWTLPDPDALPTGGELVERFLEPLAALPRLAPHLRLGRQVVSVSRRGFDKLKSAGREAAPFELVTETADGRRERVLARAVIDASGTYTSPNPLGAGGLPAEGEAELADRVFYGIPDVLGGARARYAGRRTLVVGSGHSAFNALLDLAALAREAPGTEVVWAVRRREPGLLFGGGERDALPARGSLGARLRRLVDTGAVRLVTGFRTERLTPGERGIVVEGEERVVGPVDEVVAATGFRPELEMLRELRLALDPALESPVRLAPLIDPNVHSCGTVYPHGFEELRHPEADFFVVGMKSYGRAPTFLLLTGYEQVRSVVCALTGDLEGARAVELVLPETGVCSTDPGEPACCSTAEEGEPAPVAGSCGIGAACASTPAAPGLAALGGTPKDGCCG, encoded by the coding sequence ATGCGCGCGATCCCTTCTCCCGAGACCCGCCGCACCCTTCCCGTGGCCGTGATCGGCGCCGGCCCCGTGGGCCTGGTCGCCGCGGCGCACCTCCTGGCCCGCGGCGAGACGCCGCTGGTGCTGGAGGCGGGCGAGGCGGTGGGGGCCGCGATCCGCCGCTGGGCGCACGTGCGCCTCTTCTCCCCGTGGAAGTACCTCACGGACCCGGTCTCGCGCGGGATGCTGGAGGCCGCCGGGTGGACGCTCCCGGACCCGGACGCGCTCCCCACCGGCGGCGAGCTGGTGGAGCGCTTCCTGGAGCCGCTCGCGGCGCTCCCGCGGCTCGCGCCTCACCTGCGGCTGGGACGGCAGGTGGTGTCGGTGTCGCGCCGGGGCTTCGACAAGCTGAAGTCGGCGGGGCGGGAAGCCGCCCCCTTCGAGCTGGTGACGGAGACGGCGGACGGCCGGCGGGAGCGGGTCCTCGCACGCGCGGTGATCGACGCCTCCGGGACGTACACGTCGCCCAACCCGCTCGGCGCAGGCGGGCTACCGGCGGAGGGCGAGGCGGAGCTGGCGGACCGGGTGTTCTACGGGATCCCCGACGTGCTCGGCGGCGCCCGGGCGCGCTACGCCGGACGGCGCACGCTGGTGGTGGGGAGCGGGCACTCCGCGTTCAACGCCCTCCTGGACCTGGCCGCCCTGGCGCGCGAGGCGCCGGGGACGGAGGTGGTGTGGGCGGTGCGGCGGCGGGAGCCGGGGCTGCTGTTCGGGGGAGGCGAGCGCGACGCCCTCCCGGCGCGCGGGAGCCTGGGAGCGCGCCTGCGGCGGCTGGTGGACACCGGGGCGGTGCGCCTGGTGACCGGCTTCCGCACGGAGCGGCTGACCCCCGGGGAGCGCGGAATCGTGGTGGAGGGCGAGGAGCGCGTCGTCGGCCCGGTGGACGAGGTGGTGGCCGCCACCGGCTTCCGCCCGGAGCTGGAGATGCTGCGCGAGCTGCGCCTGGCGCTGGACCCGGCGCTGGAGAGCCCGGTCCGCCTGGCGCCGCTCATCGACCCCAACGTGCACAGCTGCGGGACGGTGTACCCGCACGGCTTCGAGGAGCTGCGGCACCCGGAGGCGGACTTCTTCGTGGTGGGGATGAAGAGCTACGGCCGCGCCCCCACCTTCCTCCTCCTCACCGGCTACGAGCAGGTGCGCTCGGTGGTCTGCGCCCTCACCGGCGACCTGGAGGGGGCGCGCGCCGTGGAGCTGGTGCTCCCCGAGACGGGCGTCTGCTCCACCGACCCCGGCGAGCCCGCCTGCTGCTCCACCGCTGAGGAGGGCGAGCCGGCCCCGGTCGCGGGCTCCTGCGGGATCGGCGCGGCATGCGCCTCCACACCCGCGGCACCCGGGCTGGCGGCGCTCGGCGGAACGCCGAAGGACGGATGCTGCGGGTGA